One genomic region from Candidatus Goldiibacteriota bacterium encodes:
- a CDS encoding HesA/MoeB/ThiF family protein, producing the protein MDTRYDRNVRIKEIGVEGQNKLMSSSVLVIGAGGLGSPVIYYLAAAGTGTIAIADGDKVEEINLNRQILHFEADLGRLKTESAADKVKKLNSGVKVICHLQMITAQNAADIISQYDFIIDAVDNFAVKYLINDTCVKLKKPFCHGGALAWGGQIMTYVPGQACLRCFIPDVPKGEDAHTSINDGILGAAAGNIGTLQAMEAVKYLTGNNELLTGRMLFFDGLKTQYRVLNITKKQGCSACGG; encoded by the coding sequence ATGGACACACGTTACGACAGGAACGTAAGGATAAAAGAGATAGGTGTTGAAGGGCAGAATAAACTTATGTCCTCCTCCGTGCTTGTAATAGGCGCGGGCGGCCTTGGTTCTCCGGTTATTTATTATCTTGCTGCCGCAGGCACGGGTACAATTGCTATCGCTGACGGGGATAAAGTGGAAGAAATAAATCTAAACAGACAGATACTTCATTTTGAAGCTGACCTTGGGCGGCTTAAAACAGAATCTGCCGCTGATAAAGTAAAAAAACTAAATTCCGGTGTTAAAGTTATCTGCCATCTGCAGATGATAACCGCGCAAAACGCCGCTGATATAATATCACAGTATGATTTTATAATAGACGCGGTGGATAATTTTGCGGTCAAGTACCTTATTAATGACACGTGCGTGAAGTTAAAAAAACCGTTCTGTCACGGCGGCGCGCTTGCATGGGGCGGACAGATAATGACATACGTGCCGGGGCAGGCGTGTTTAAGGTGTTTTATACCGGATGTTCCAAAGGGCGAAGACGCGCACACATCAATAAACGACGGCATATTGGGCGCGGCAGCCGGCAATATAGGGACGCTTCAGGCAATGGAAGCGGTTAAATATCTGACAGGTAATAATGAACTTCTAACAGGGCGTATGCTGTTTTTTGACGGTTTAAAAACACAATACAGGGTTTTAAATATTACAAAAAAACAGGGATGTTCCGCCTGCGGCGGATAA